The following nucleotide sequence is from Corynebacterium marinum DSM 44953.
GACCCCTAAGATTGAGGCTGACGCCGTCTACAGAAAAAATCGGTTAACGCCAGCATCAATTACCCTCGACATCACTAAAAGAGAAGTATGCCTCCATTTATCGCAAAAATAGACCATCTAACCGCTACCCATTTACCTATTCTTCGCCTTCCAAGCGGAGTCCTTCTTCCCGGTAACGATGATGTAGACGCGCTGGATGTGACGGTCGGCGATGTTGTTATCTATAACAATGATTGGGAAAAGTCCTCGGAGCAAAGCTGGGAGCCGCAGGTAAACGTCGGACTCATAGAGCAGATTGACGAGAGGTCTGTGATCTTTCGAACCACACAAGGATTAATGGAGCGCACCCTGCCTGTGGGTCAGGAAGCTGAGCTCGGCAATGTAGTCCTCTTCAATGAAAGTCGAGAACTTATTGAAGTGAGAAAAAGGACTCCTCCTCAATCTTCCATGAGCGAAGAGACTGTTGATATCACCAGTTTTCGCAAGGAACTGGATCTCGATCGCCACACATGGTCTTCCTTTGCCGGTTCTCCAGAAACACTGCAGGAAGCACGGGACATTATTGCAGTCCATGCAAACCCTAATGCTCGAGCTAAGTTACTCGACCTTGGCGTCAGCCCAGTACGAGGGATTCTTTTTGAGGGTCCCCCTGGAACCGGGAAAACTTTCCTTGCTCAGATCATGGCTGCGCAATCTCGTGCTTCCTTCTATTTAGTTACGACGGCATCACTAGGGGGCCGGCTGGTCGGAGAAAGCGAACAGCGCCTTGAGGCAATCTACGCCGATGCAGCCAAACAAGACATGTCAATTATATTCGTTGATGAAATCGAGGTTCTCACCAAAGACCGCGCTGGCGAATACGACCACGGCTCGCGGCTAGTTAATGTCTTTTTGACGAATATGGATGGCGTCAGCGCACCCGATAACGTCATTACTATCGGCACAACTAACCGAGTGGATGACATTGATAAGGCTCTACGCCGCCCTGGACGGTTTGATCGAGAAGTCACCTTTAGGAATCCCAATCGCGAAGACCGGTTGGCGATCCTTACTTCCCAGTCCCGCAAAACCGCAGACAATCTCGATTATGAAGCAGTTGCGGATGCGACTGAAGGCTGGACTGCCGCGGAACTCGGCGCTATCTGGCAGCACGCCGGAGAGCTAACTGTCATCGCAGAGCGAAATAATATCTATAACGACTACTTTCTAATGGGGTTTGAGCGCGCCCAAACTGCCCGAACAAGGCGTCTGAACGGAAAATGATGAACTACATCACTACAATCTCAAATAAACTCGCTCGCAGCCGCGATAGACGGCGCCGAGCTCGGGCGCTTCGCAAGATAAACAAGCTACGTCGCTTTGTAAATCCCCTCGGAGACATGCGGCAGTTCTTGTACCTAGATAATATTGCCCTGCGCAGCCTTTATGTCTCCCGGTATGGACCAGAAGATGCCCGAACTACAATTACTGATGCTCGAACCCGAGACACAGAATTAAGCAGCAATACCGCCTACTCAATACCAGGGCTTCCCCACACAAGCACAATATCGGCAAGTATGGGATCAACTCTACGAAGCGGCAACGCTCATACAATGCAGATCGAGCTCGTTGCTTCCGAGCAATCTCTCTTCCGAGATTTTCTGGACCGCGAAGCGTCTGCCGGAACCGATAGTCAAATTTGGGACGGCACCCCTGATGCGACGGGGAAAATAAGAGTCACAGGTAGACCCTTTCAGCGCGGAGAACTGATCCAAATCCGCATCCGTCTCCAAGCAGACCTGACCTACCGTATTAGTTCATTTGCCTCTGCCATTTCGGATCTCGCTGAAGGCGCCCCGGA
It contains:
- a CDS encoding ATP-binding protein, whose protein sequence is MPPFIAKIDHLTATHLPILRLPSGVLLPGNDDVDALDVTVGDVVIYNNDWEKSSEQSWEPQVNVGLIEQIDERSVIFRTTQGLMERTLPVGQEAELGNVVLFNESRELIEVRKRTPPQSSMSEETVDITSFRKELDLDRHTWSSFAGSPETLQEARDIIAVHANPNARAKLLDLGVSPVRGILFEGPPGTGKTFLAQIMAAQSRASFYLVTTASLGGRLVGESEQRLEAIYADAAKQDMSIIFVDEIEVLTKDRAGEYDHGSRLVNVFLTNMDGVSAPDNVITIGTTNRVDDIDKALRRPGRFDREVTFRNPNREDRLAILTSQSRKTADNLDYEAVADATEGWTAAELGAIWQHAGELTVIAERNNIYNDYFLMGFERAQTARTRRLNGK